The Syngnathoides biaculeatus isolate LvHL_M chromosome 6, ASM1980259v1, whole genome shotgun sequence genome has a window encoding:
- the LOC133502370 gene encoding cAMP-regulated phosphoprotein 19-like, with translation MSVEATGTRTLEEQEEIDDTVVSPEKAEEAKLKARYASLGAKPGGSDFLRKRLQKGPKYFDSGDYNMAKAKMKNKQLPSALSEKAEITGGHIPTPQDLPQRKTSIVASKLAG, from the exons ATGTCTGTGGAGGCTACAGGAACGAGGACGTTGGAGGAACAGGAG GAAATTGATGATACGGTTGTTAGTCCGGAGAAAGCGGAAGAGGCCAAATTAAAGGCCAGGTACGCCAGTCTTGGAGCCAAACCTGGTGGATCAGATTTTCTGAGGAAAAGACTTCAGAAAGGG CCAAAGTATTTTGATTCTGGCGACTACAACATGGccaaagcaaaaatgaagaataaGCAGTTGCCATCGGCCCTGTCGGAGAAGGCCGAGATCACCGGTGGTCACATCCCGACGCCTCAGGACCTCCCTCAGCGAAAGACTTCCATTGTGGCAAGCAAACTTGCTGGCTGA
- the LOC133502364 gene encoding unconventional myosin-Va-like: MADSELYTKHARVWLPDPVQVWKSAKLLRDYSPGDQTLCLLLDDGNEMEYKIDPQTNNLPPLRNPNILVGENDLTALSYLNEPAVLHNIKVRFIDSKLIYTYCGIVLVAVNPYENLPIYEADIIHAYSGQNMADMDPHIFAVAEEAYKQMARDQQNQSIIVSGESGAGKTVSAKYAMRYFATVSGASGEADIEERVLASNPIMEALGNAKTTRNDNSSRFGKYVEIGFDKKHRIIGAHMRTYLLEKSRVVFQAHGERNYHIFYQLCASSHLPEFKTFKLGDANDFHYINQGHNPVIDGVDDAKAMCNTRRSFSQLGIGESNQMEIYQILAAILHLSNVEVKAHAGDRSSILPDNAHLVVFCELMGVSCEKMAHWLCHRKLQTTTETYIKGLSKTNAVNGRDALAKHIYSRLFRWIVACVNNVLKSAVKQHSFIGVLDIYGFETFDSNSFEQFCINYANEKLQQQFNLHVFKLEQEEYMEEEIPWTLIDFYDNQPCINLIEAKLGILDLLDEECKMPKGSDGTWCQKMYNTLLKQNAHFDKPKLSNRAFIIQHFADKVEYQCDGFLEKNKDTVNEEQIHVLQNSKFDFSQKLFVESEKATSSTNKSTTSNMGRFGLSQRGNRKTVGLQFRQSLHLLMDTLNATSPHYVRCIKPNDHKVPFSLDPLRAVQQLRACGILETIRISSAGFPSRWTYQEFFCRYRVLMKQKDVLPNRKLSCQNLLKKLIQDQNLYQFGKNKIFFRAGQVAYLEKLRSELLRRACVSIQKTIRCWLARKKYLRMKQSAITLQKHVRGHQARRYAHFLRRTKAAVVIQRNVRMWVARMRYRKLRSACVVIQCFFRAYVARKLYYKILYEQKALVIQKWVKGWLARQHYQRTRANIIMLQSCVRRMLAKKELKKLKIEARSVEHFKNLSVGMEKKIMQLQLKIDEQHRDVRELNERLNAAAKTQDTERERHCKELENLQRSEQKAKTKAEALPSLMEQLSFLQQELENTRNQKEVLEDQNNVYKEQTQQVVEELNMKNSLLDEEKKNHHKLILEQKQQLTEIKVLVENTEKLQEELIEERSRYQTLLSEHLHLQELHKDLKEELELRLSPSKSLHKRSESNDTSNSTECSPTIGSTTGQDSSQDNVNESQSTVDLPLILKLQRRVRELERDKQSLQRHLDEKESQEEEAKDEEEEEISVGRAELDLETLKRQELESENKKLKQDLSELRKSLTTEKSELMPPAVGSTTYNVLLEQLNSSNEELAMRKEEVLLLQSHIVRREAMKYKDSGLAEGVSLDLSDVPSFQDVDRSTDIHTLNEDGELWLAYEGLKETNRVLESQMQTLERQHSARYEKLLEELNMLKEEKEQQQKRLTQILLLPEDARIEAGLELEITRLTKENLELMEQQDKQEKTIASLKNDLQLYMKRVEEFEAHERKTSIGKNYLGKAASIPRKEREYQGMLEYKEGEESRLVECLVLDLKARGVAVRFLPGLPAYIIFMCLRYADRLNDDQRANTLLNSVLYSIKGVIKRRGKDFDVSSFWLSNTCRLLHCLKQYSGDEMFKMHNTVKQNEHCLTNFELREYQNVFADLAVQIYRQLIKSMEDTLQPLIVSSMLEHETIQGVLGSKPTGLRKKSTNSPEEDAVTVEVLLQQLGLWHTTMIKHGMDSGLIKQVVRQQFYVICAVTINHLLLRKDMCSWSKGLQIRYNVWQLEEWLGERELTDCGAKEMLEPLIQAAQLLQVTKKTEADAQAICKLCTGLTTAQIVKVLTLYTPVIEFEERVTTTFIATIKDILKDREESSTLMMDAKKIFSVTISFSPSSVALETIQIPASLNLNFLNRI, translated from the exons ATGGCCGATTCAGAGCTTTATACGAAG CATGCCCGTGTATGGCTCCCAGACCCCGTGCAAGTGTGGAAGTCAGCGAAGCTACTCAGAGATTACAGTCCTGGTGACCAGACATTATGTCTACTGCTGGATGATGGCAAT GAGATGGAATACAAAATAGACCCTCAAACAAACAACCTTCCACCACTAAGGAACCCCAACATCCTGGTTGGGGAAAATGACCTCACTGCTCTCAGCTACCTCAATGAACCGGCAGTCTTACACAACATCAAAGTCCGCTTCATCGACTCCAAGCTGATTTACACGTACTGTG GCATTGTTCTTGTTGCTGTTAATCCTTATGAGAATTTACCAATCTATGAGGCTGATATCATCCATGCCTACAGTGGACAGAACATGGCTGACATGGACCCCCATATATTTGCCGTGGCCGAGGAAGCGTACAAGCAGATGGCCAG AGATCAACAGAACCAGTCCATTATAGTGAGTGGCGAGTCAGGAGCTGGAAAAACCGTCTCTGCTAAGTATGCCATGCGTTACTTTGCTACAGTCAGCGGTGCCTCTGGTGAGGCTGATATTGAGGAAAGGGTCCTGGCCTCCAATCCCATCATGGAG GCGCTTGGGAATGCCAAAACAACGAGGAACGATAACAGCAGTCGCTTTGGGAAGTACGTTGAGATTGGGTTTGATAAGAAGCATCGTATCATTGGGGCTCACATGAGGACATATTTACTGGAAAAATCAAGAGTTGTTTTTCAG GCCCACGGAGAACGGAACTATCACATATTTTATCAGCTATGTGCCTCCAGTCATTTACCAGAGTTTAAAACCTTCAAATTAG GTGATGCAAATGATTTCCACTACATTAACCAGGGTCACAATCCAGTTATTGATGGAGTGGATGATGCCAAAGCTATGTGCAACACAAGGAGATCGTTTTCGCAATTAG GAATCGGTGAAAGCAATCAGATGGAAATCTACCAGATTCTGGCAGCTATTCTTCATCTTAGCAATGTGGAAGTCAAAGCTCACGCAGGGGACAGAAGCAGCATTTTg CCCGACAATGCCCACTTGGTGGTGTTCTGTGAGTTGATGGGGGTGTCCTGTGAAAAAATGGCCCACTGGCTCTGCCACAGGAAACTCCAGACGACCACAGAAACATACATCAAGGGTCTCTCCAAGACCAATGCAGTCAATGGCAGAGACGCCCttgcaaagcacatttattcaAGACTCTTCAGATGGATTGTTGCCTGTGTAAATAATGTGCTCAAATCAGCTGTTAAACAACACTCATTCATTGGCGTTCTGGACATTTATGG GTTTGAAACATTTGACAGCAATAGCTTTGAGCAGTTTTGCATAAACTATGCCAATGAGAAGCTCCAGCAGCAGTTCAACCTC CACGTCTTCAAACTGGAGCAAGAAGAGTACATGGAAGAGGAGATTCCATGGACGCTGATTGACTTCTATGACAACCAACCATGCATCAATCTCATTGAGGCCAAATTAGGCATCCTGGACCTTCTAGATGAGGAGTGCAAA ATGCCCAAAGGCTCTGATGGCACATGGTGTCAGAAAATGTACAACACCCTGTTGAAGCAGAACGCTCACTTTGATAAACCAAAGTTATCAAATAGAGCTTTCATCATCCAGCACTTTGCAGACAAG GTGGAGTACCAGTGTGATGGTTTTCTGGAGAAAAACAAGGACACGGTCAATGAGGAGCAAATACACGTGTTACAAAACAGCAAG TTTGATTTCTCGCAGAAGCTCTTTGTGGAAAGTGAAAAGGCAACAAGTTCCACCAACAAATCTACTACCAGCAATATGGGACGATTTGGACTGTCACAGAGGGGTAATAGGAAGACTGTGGGACTGCAG TTTCGACAATCACTACACTTATTGATGGACACACTTAATGCTACATCTCCTCACTATGTACGGTGCATTAAGCCAAATGACCACAAAGTGCCTTTCAG CTTGGACCCTTTGAGGGCAGTGCAGCAGCTGCGAGCATGTGGAATCCTGGAAACAATCCGAATCTCATCAGCTGGATTCCCATCAAG ATGGACCTATCAAGAATTCTTTTGTCGTTACCGGGTCCTTATGAAGCAAAAGGATGTGCTTCCCAATAGAAAACTTTCCTGCCAAAATCTCCTAAAGAAGCTCATCCAG GACCAGAATCTGTATCAGTTTGGTAAAAACAAGATCTTCTTCAGAGCTGGCCAGGTGGCGTACTTGGAAAAGCTACGTTCTGAGCTGCTACGAAGGGCGTGTGTCAGCATTCAGAAGACTATCCGATGTTGGTTGGCACGTAAAAAATATCTGAGGATGAAGCAATCTGCCATCACCCTTCAAAAACATGTGCGGGGTCACCAGGCACGCCG TTATGCTCATTTTCTGCGGAGAACAAAAGCAGCTGTTGTCATTCAGCGAAATGTTCGAATGTGGGTGGCCAGAATGCGGTACCGAAAGCTGCGCTCTGCATGTGTTGTCATTCAGTGCTTCTTCAGGGCGTATGTAGCCAGAAAGCTGTACTACAAG ATTTTGTATGAACAGAAGGCTTTGGTCATACAAAAGTGGGTGAAAGGCTGGCTGGCCAGGCAGCATTATCAACGCACTCGAGCAAACATCATAATGCTGCAAAGCTGTGTGCGTCGTATGCTGGCCAAGAAAGAGTTAAAGAAGCTCAAGATTGAGGCGCGTTCTGTGGagcattttaaaaatctcaGTGTTGGCATGGAGAAGAAGATTATGCAGTTGCAACTCAAGATAGATGAGCAG CACAGAGACGTCAGAGAGCTCAACGAGAGATTGAATGCCGCGGCAAAGACCCAAGATACGGAGAGAGAGCGACACTGCAAAGAGTTAGAAAACCTTCAGCGATCAGAGCAGAAGGCCAAAACCAAGGCAGAAGCGCTCCCCTCGCTAATGGAGCAGCTCTCCTTCCTCCAGCAGGAGCTGGAGAATACCCGTAATCAAAAGGAAGTCCTTGAGGATCAGAACAATGTTTACAAGGAGCAGACACAGCAG GTGGTGGAGGAACTAAATATGAAGAATAGCTTGCtggatgaagaaaagaaaaaccatCACAAGCTCATCctggaacaaaaacaacaattgacAG AGATTAAAGTCCTGGTGGAAAACacagaaaaactacaggaaGAGTTAATTGAAGAGCGCTCCCGGTACCAAACTCTACTAAGTGAGCACCTGCATCTGCAGGAGCTTCATAAAGATCTGAAGGAGGAACTGGAACTCAGACTG AGTCCAAGCAAATCACTTCACAAGAGATCAGAATCTAATGACACCAGTAACTCCACTGAATGTAGTCCAACGATTGGCTCTACTACTGGACAAGACAGTTCACAGGACAATGTG AATGAGTCCCAGTCCACTGTAGACCTGCCGCTCATTCTCAAGCTCCAGAGAAGAGTGAGAGAACTCGAGAGGGACAAACAGTCACTACAGCGACACTTAGATGAGAAGGAATCCCAAGAGGAAGAAGCCAAG gacgaggaggaggaggagataaGTGTTGGGAGAGCAGAACTGGATTTGGAAACGCTCAAG cgTCAAGAGCTGGAGTCTGAGAACAAGAAATTGAAGCAGGACTTGAGTGAATTGCGTAAGTCTCTCACCACTGAGAAGAGCGAGCTGATGCCGCCCGCTGTGGGCTCCACAACATACAATGTACTGCTGGAACAACTCAACTCTTCTAACGAGGAACTGGCGATGCGAAAAGAGGAAGTGCTTCTTCTCCAGTCACACATTGTCCGCCGAGAAGCTATGAAATACAAG GACTCTGGTCTCGCAGAGGGTGTGAGTTTAGACCTCAGTGATGTTCCCTCATTTCAAGATGTTGACAG GTCGACTGACATCCATACATTGAATGAGGATGGAGAGCTGTGGCTGGCTTACGAAGGCTTGAAGGAGACCAACAG GGTACTGGAGAGCCAGATGCAGACGCTTGAGAGGCAGCACAGTGCACGCTATGAGAAACTGCTGGAGGAGTTGAACATGCTGAAGGAAGAAAAGGAGCAGCAACAGAAGAGGTTGACTCAGATTTTGCTCCTACCTGAAGATGCTCGCATTGAAGCGGGTCTGGAGCTCGAAATTACTCGTCTTACGAAAGAAAATCTG GAGCTCATGGAACAACAGGACAAACAAGAGAAGACAATTGCCAGTTTGAAAAATGACCTTCAACTGTACATGAAAAGAGTAGAAGAGTTTGAAG CTCATGAAAGGAAAACATCCATTGGTAAAAATTATCTCGGGAAAGCAGCTAGTATTCCTCGCAAGGAGAGGGAGTACCAAGGAATGTTGGAGTACAAAGAGGGTGAAGAAAGCCGCCTGGTTGAATGTCTGGTTCTAG ATCTGAAGGCACGAGGAGTGGCTGTCAGGTTCCTTCCTGGTCTTCCTGCTTACATCATCTTCATGTGCCTGCGATATGCTGACAGACTTAACGATGATCAGAGAGCTAACACGTTGCTCAATTCTGTGCTCTACAGCATCAAGGGAGTAATTAAG AGGAGAGGAAAAGATTTCGACGTGTCGTCTTTCTGGTTGTCCAACACATGTCGACTACTTCACTGTCTAAAACAGTATAGTGGAGACGAA ATGTTCAAGATGCACAACACCGTGAAGCAGAACGAGCATTGTCTGACCAACTTTGAACTAAGAGAGTACCAGAATGTTTTTGCCGACCTAGCTGTCCAAATTTACCGCCAGCTCATCAAAAGCATGGAGGACACATTGCAGCCCCTCATAG TGTCAAGCATGTTGGAGCATGAGACAATCCAGGGGGTACTTGGCTCCAAACCCACAGGTCTGAGGAAAAAGAGCACTAATTCCCCAGAAGAAGATGCGGTTACGGTGGAAGTACTCCTGCaacagcttgggctctggcacacCACCATGATTAAGCACGGGATGGACTCTGGCCTCATTAAACAGGTGGTCCGGCAACAGTTTTATGTCATATGTGCTGTTACCATCAACCACCTGCTGCTCAGGAAGGACATGTGCTCATGGAGCAAAGGGCTGCAGATCAG GTACAATGTGTGGCAGTTGGAGGAGTGGCTGGGGGAGAGGGAACTGACTGATTGCGGTGCCAAGGAAATGTTGGAACCTCTCATACAGGCCGCACAGCTTTTGCAGGTCACGAAGAAGACTGAAGCCGACGCTCAGGCTATTTGCAAGTTATGCACGGGCCTCACGACGGCACAG ATTGTTAAAGTGTTGACCCTCTACACGCCAGTGATTGAGTTTGAAGAGCGCGTGACGACCACATTCATTGCGACCATTAAA GACATTTTGAAAGACAGAGAGGAGTCATCCACGCTGATGATGGATGCCAAGAAAATCTTTTCTGTCACGATTTCCTTCTCGCCCTCCTCCGTGGCGCTGGAGACGATACAGATCCCTGCTAGCCTGAATCTCAACTTCCTCAACCGTATCTAG